TGGTCGGCGAGATTTCGCGTACGGCCGCATCTATTTTCTGGGATGAACTCGAAAGCAGGCCGACCGTGACATTGTTCTCAAGCTTTCGTCCGAGATAGAGGGATTCAAAGACGTTGAAGACCGCGTCACGCGGTCCTTCATGGGCAAGCGTGAAGATCCGTTGCGCGGCCTGCGCGACCTGGCCGATCTCGGCGTTTCGCGCCGTGATCACGCCGTCGGCATCGGCGCGCAATTCCGTGTACGAGAAAGCGTCTCGCGCTGTGTCGAGCTGGGCTTGCGCCGATTCGACGCTTCCTTGGGCAGTCAGCAGCGCCTCCTGGGCTTGATCAAGTGCTGCGCGGGTCGTGACTTGCGCCTTGAAAAGATTCCGCTGCCGGTCGAATGCCAGCTGGGCTTGTGTCTGCTGGGCTTGGACTGATTGCAGGTTCGCCGTGGCGACATCCAGATCGGCCCTCTGCTCTTGAGCGTCGATGCGCGCAAGCACCTGCCCTGCCTTTACGGGCGCACCGACATCGACCAGACGCTCGACGATCCGTCCACTGACCCTGAAGGACAGGTCACTCTGCACGCGAGCGCTTATCTCGCCGGTAATGAAGTTGACTTCTGCGACAGGCGCGGTCTTCACCACGACGGTCTCGACCCTCTTGGACTTCACCTCATTCGTGGCCTGCTTCTCGCACGACGAAAGCGCGACTGCGCCCATGGCCAGCAAGGCGGCAACAAGGATAGTTCTCATGAATTGACCTCTTGCATCAGTTGGCGCATTCGATATTATTGACTGACC
This Rhizobium sullae DNA region includes the following protein-coding sequences:
- a CDS encoding efflux RND transporter periplasmic adaptor subunit encodes the protein MRTILVAALLAMGAVALSSCEKQATNEVKSKRVETVVVKTAPVAEVNFITGEISARVQSDLSFRVSGRIVERLVDVGAPVKAGQVLARIDAQEQRADLDVATANLQSVQAQQTQAQLAFDRQRNLFKAQVTTRAALDQAQEALLTAQGSVESAQAQLDTARDAFSYTELRADADGVITARNAEIGQVAQAAQRIFTLAHEGPRDAVFNVFESLYLGRKLENNVTVGLLSSSSQKIDAAVREISPTIDASTGTIRVKVGLEGAPNMQLGAPVVGSFRSIAQDTIELPWSAMTSKDGHPAVWIVDPSSSSVSIRPVDVSSYGTGRFAVRAGVSPGEIVVSDGTKFLRPNEVVSYDKEAAK